The DNA segment TTACTTCGGAAGCTTTTACATCACTGTCATATGATTTTCTGGATGTAATATCGGTTCCTTCTATTACAGCATATACTGACCTTTCTTCAGCAATTTCGCTGTCGGATGTCAGCTTGTATTTCAATGCTGCATATTGCGGAGTATTAGCATTATATTTTAAGTCTGTTAACTCATCGAACTCTTTTGAGCTCTCGGCTACATAGTCTACTTCTTTGCCTTCTTTGTTGAAGACTGTTAATGTAGGATATCTGCCTGATTTTGCATAGGTTACTATGCCGTAGAGGTTACCGCTGGTAGCCTTGGCAGCACCTGTTACAAGCAGTACTCTTCCGCGAAGGTCGAGAACCAGCATTACATCTTCGTCAACGAAGTCTTCAACTGCTTCTAAGTCTGCCCATTCTTCGTAGTTATCGCCTTTATCGAGAGTGATTAGAGCTTTTGTACCCTTAAAGCTGCCTCTCTTATATTCCTTGCCGTCAACTTTAATCTTATCTTCTTTTACACTGTCAACATTACCTTTTACGGTTTCGTTCTTAACTATGATGTAAACATCATCGTCGTCGCCTTCCCAGAAGAAAATGGCGGAGTCTTCGTCGATGTCTTTTACATCAGCTTTTGTGAAGTCGGGATTGTAGATGTATACATCATCATAGTCGCTAAGGTCTACTTCGTCTTCATCGGTATTTATGTTGATGAATTCGATAACCTTGCCGTCGACCGCTGTTACTACACCTACTTCGTCAAAATCAAAGAGGTTAGCAAACGCAACCTGACCTCTGTCGAGGACAAACTTGCCGTATGCGTCTTCAGGTATCTCGTCGAGATCCTTTTCTTCAAAATTGACATAGGCAACAGCGCTATCTGCCCATTTGTATGCTTTATCTGCTTCCTTCAGATAGATTTCATCTTCGTCGCTCTCCTCAGCATCAACCGCATCGAGGAGGATATCTTTATCTTCTGTAGAAACCTCTACGAAGAACACCTCGTCATCATCGTTGACCCATGCATCTACCTTAAGACCGAAGATTGCTTCGGGATTGACATCAGCTATAAGTGTGTAGATGTTGGAATCTACTTTTTTACCGTTTTTGTCATATTCGGTAAGTTCTATTTCGTCATCATCCAGTTTGTCGTTGACTCTGGCGATTTCGGTTACTCTTACATCTTCCAGTTCATCAACATCCATCTTGGATAAGAAGGTCTTGTCGCCTTCGACATACTGTTTCAGATCGCCATAGCCGGTCTGCTCTAAGTGCTTTATGGTCAATGAGTTGTCGATCATCTTGACAACATCACCGCGGATAGCCGGTGCGTCTGGTGCTGAGCTGACCTTGTCAAATAGTCCCAGGTCATCGGCTTTGCCCATTACGCCTGCAGGCCATGGAGCACCTTCTACGGTTACGCCGTAGTTCATGGCATAAAGAATCATCTTAGCCATTTCTGCATATGTTACGTTGGCATTTCCTCTGAATGTGCCATCGGGATAGCCGTTGATGATTCCCTGGCCTACTCCCAGGTTTATGTAACCCGTGGCCCATTCCAGCGAGGGATCAGGATTTACATCTGCAAATTTGGTCTGACCCTTCATTAGTTCTGCGGAAGTTTCCAGACCGGAAACCCTGATAATTATAGCCAGTGCTTCTGCTCTGGTAATCGGATTTTCTAGGTTAAGATTGCCTTGAGCATCGCCCTTTAAGTAGCCGAGAGCCATGGCTCTTACTACTTCTGTAGGCAGGTCTTTTGTGTCAGTTGTTGTAGCTGCGAACCCTACGCTGAATGTGCTCATTACAAATGTAAGCACGAGCAGGGTTACGAGTAATTTTTTTGCCTTTCTCATACTCAAATCCTCCTTTTAATTTTTAAGAAAGTAATACTTGCTAAAAAGGCTTTTCTCAGTCCTCTCGGTGCCATCCCCCCTTTAAAAAATAATTATTAAAAGTTGAGTTTTATCCTTCTTTCAATCTTTTTAAAAGCACTAAAACAGAGCAATAATTATATAATTGCTCGACAGATTGAAAGTTAAAGGCAGATTCGAAAAACTTGAGGTCATTTTGCATTTTGTATATTTCGATAACAAGGATGAATTTTCCTGCTTTGTTTAGTGATTATGTGAAAAATTTATTTATAACAATGAGCTCTGTTCCAGATTTGAGTATGCCTTGGAACTCATTATTAAATTATCAATGTGCAACATCTAGAATTATTATAGCATCCGTCTGGCTGCTGGTCAACATTTTTAGGGGAAATGTAATATAAATGTAATATCTGTAAATATATATTTTTCTTCATTTCTCACTGTCATAAAACTTTTTGGCGGTTTCAGCCATATTTTTCAGCGATTCCTTTACCTTGTCGTGAAATTCTTCAGCCTGCATGCCTGTCATTATTTCTATGACATCGTCGATGGTTTCGGCCGTATAAATATGAAACTTATCTTCATTTGGCGGCTGCTACCACTTCAGGTTTCAGCATGAGGTTTGTGATATTTTGGCAAGGAATGACCACACCTTGAGTTCCGGTAAAGCCTTTCAGTTTGCACGCGTGATAAAAGCCTTCTATCTTATAGGTGGTACCCCCTACCGGCTGGATTTTCCCATGCTGGTCCAGCGAACCGGTGACCGCTATATCCTGGCGCACCGGCACCGATGCAATAGCCGACAACAGTGCCATAAGCTCGGCACAGCTTGCACTGTCCCCTTCTATGCCGCCGTAATTTTGTTCAAATGTTAAGCTCGCCGATATACTCAAAGGAATACTGCGGGCATATTTTTCTCCCAGATAACCTGTAAGAATCATAACTGCCTTGTTGTGAATTCGACCGCTCATTTTAGCCTCGCGTTCGATGTTCACCACACCGGCATTGCCCATGTAAACTCGAGCCGTAATGCGTGAAGGCTGACCAAAAATATAGTCGACGGTGTCAATTACCGAAAGGCCGTTGATTTGTCCGGTAGCAAAGCCTTCCGTATCCACCAGAATCTCTTCTTTTTCAATCATCGACAGCAGCCGCTCTTCTATGCGATTTGATCGGTAAATCTTTTCTGATACGGCCTTTTCTACATGTTCTTTTGTAACAAGGCTGCTGCCGTCAAGCTCCGCCCATGTGCTTGACTCATAAAGCACTTCAAGAATTTCATTAAATCGTGTGGAAAGTTTTGTTTTATCCTCCGCAAGGCGTGAGCTGTAGTCAATTATCTCGGCAACACCGTTTGTGTCAAAATGCAGAAGGCCGCGAGTTTTTACAATTTCGGAAATGAGTTCCGCATATTTTTTTATATTATGCGGGTTTCTCTCCATTTCTACATCAAAATCAACTTTTACCTTGAAAAGTTTTTTAAAGTCCTCGTCATATACATTTAAAAGACTGTAAATATAGGGGTTGCCTATGAGGATAATCTTCACATCTATCGGAATCGCCTCGGGCTTTAATGTTACGGTAGGAAAGAGGAGGTATTCCTGCCCTATATTCTCAATCTGCGACTCACCGTTGTTCAGTGTCCTTTTAAGGGCGTCCCATGCAAACGGCTCTTTAAAAAGGTCTGCAGCTTGAATTATGAGGTAGCCGCCGTTTGCTTTATGAATTGCACCGCTTTTTATAAGCATGAAATCCGTAACAACGGTTCCAAGGCGGGCTCTTCCTTCTATCTTACCAAAGAGATTATAATATGTAGGATTTGTTTCAAATATTACCGGTGCATGTGCCGTAGCTTTATTGTCCACAAAGAGATTTATGCGGTACCGCAAAAAAAACTCAGATGCACCTGTTGTGCCGTATAATGGGACGATTTCATCGCCGTCTTGCTTTTCTTTCCTATCCTCTTTTACAATCATCAGGTTAGCTATAAGGTCGTTTTTTACTGCTTTAAGGTAATCGATGATTTTAGCGTTGTCTTTGTACACTGCGTTCATTTCTTCAAAAAGCGGGTTTATGGCGGCAAGTGCTGTGCCTTTTTCCAGTTCATCCATTTCTCTCCTGGCTGATTTATCAAGTGCCCGCATTTTTCGTATGGCTTCATCTATTTTATTTTGCAGATTCCTGCCTTTTTCCTCAAGCTCTTTTTTCTGTTCAGTCGTAAGTGTTTCGTATTCTTCTTGGCTCATGGGTTTTGGGTTTGAATCGGAAAGCGACAGCGGTATTGCTATAATGCCTTGAACAGTTTTCTGAAGTGCAAACCCTTCGGCTTTAGCAATTTCGTCTAAATTTGCAATTATTTCCATGGATTGTTTCTGATAGCGGTCAATAATCTCCTGCCGCTGCTCTTCAAAGCTGTCATCGCTAAATGCTCTTGATATTTCAGAACGAATATCATAAATAAGTTTTTCCATATCCTTTGCAAATTCAGAGCCTTTCCCCGCCGGAAGGTTTATGGCAATGGGCCTTTCCGGCTTTAAAAAGTTATACACATAGATGATATCATCAGGTATCGGCCTGCCCTGAGCAGCTTTGGCAACCGCCGCTCTGGCATAGCTTGTTTTCCCGGTACCGGTAAGGCCCGTCATAAAAATGTTATATCCTTTAAGGTCTATCTTTAGGCCAAACTCCATAGCCCGCACGGCCCGCTCTTGACCGATGATGTCCGCAGGCGGAGTTAGGTCTTTTGTTGATTGAAAAGAAAGAACCGATTTATCGCAGGTTTCTCTAAGTTGGTCGTGTGTAAGCTTTTTAAGCATATATGCACCTTCTTATCTTTTTTTTGCTCGGCGGAAAAAGTTTACCACATCTTTTCTTATTTTGCGGTAAGCCGGAATCACCTGCACCCACAGGTAGTAGAAAAACGGAGAAAGCGGCATGTCGAATTCCCCGATAAATTCGGTAAATTCGCCGTTAAATCCCTTTTTAAATCTATACAGCCCATATAAAGGGTTATCTGGTGAAAGGTCCCCGGATACCCCCCGAAAATCATACATGGTGCAGTTGTTTTGTTTTGCCCACTCAATCATTGCCCATTGAAGGGCATAGTTAGGCATGACATTGCGGTCTTCATTGGACGACGCTCCATATATGTACCATGCCTTGTCGCCGAAAATAAAGGCCAGCGTCCCCGCTATATACCTTCCCTCATACTCTGCCATAAATAGCCGTGCAAGCCCATTTTCCACCAACTCATCCCATAGTGTTTCAAAATAGTCAAAACTTCTTACAAGAAACTCATCGCGAATACAGGTTTCCTCCAGGATATCATAAAACGGCTTTAAATCCTCCCTACGTCCCACCTTGACCGTGACACCTTTGCGCTTTGCCAGTCGGATATTGTAGCGGGTTTTATGGTGGAAATCGGCAGCAATTTCTTCCAACGGCTTGCTTATATCCAAGCGAAAAACAAATTTAGGCTGGACGCCATCGAAATCCTTGCCTGAATCAATAAGGTTAAAGCCCAATGAGCGAAGGTTTTTTACAACTTCATCGTTGGGTGCCTTTATATCCGGGTCTATCTTTAATAAAATAGCCCCATGCTGTTTTGCCATAGATTTTATTTTTGTAAAGAGAAATCTAAGCGTATCTTTATCAGTATAGTCGGCTACAGGTCCTCTGGGAGCATAAAAAATACATTTGTTAAAACCCGGAATGGGCAGTTTCCTCTTTAATATAGAAATTCCGGCTTTAGGTTTGCCCTCATCCATGACAAGCAGCCTGATAGGTTCCCATCCGGTGTGCAGCTTTACTTCGCCCCATTCATAGGACTGAAGCACATGTCCTTTAGGCCCCCAAGCCATAAAATCGTTAAAAAATTTCTTCTCATCTTGATTTATGATTTTTATTTCCATTATATGAATAACCTCCGCTAAATGTTTTACCCCGACCTTTATTATATATTATACATGATTTATTCGACGATTAAATAAAGTATTACAAAAAAGGACCGGTAAATTTTGCTTACCGGCCCTTTTGGAAGGCTTAGATTTTTATTACATTCATGATTTTATCAAGTTTATCCGCATCTTCTCCGAGTCTTAGCACCGAGGAAGCAATTTCATCCAGCAGCTTCTGCTGTTTTTCTATTGAATCAATTATGGTTTGTGCCTGATTGGAGCCGTCCAGGCTGATATCAGTCATCTTTTTAAAGGACTCGCTGGTGCTTTCTGTGCTGGCCGCCATCTGCTCCGTTGCTGCGGAAATCTCCTGCATCTGTTCTGCCACTTTTCCAACGGCAACCAAGATTTGCTCAAAGGTTTCGGCGGCGGATTTCACTGCTTTAATACCGTTTTCTACATTGGCCGAACCTTGGTCTTTTGCCTTGACAGCTTTATCCACTTCATTTAGAACAGTGCCGATGAGCTGCCCTATCTGTTTTGCGGCATCGCCTGACTGCTCGGCAAGTTTCCTTATTTCATCTGCCACAACGGCAAATCCCCGACCCTGCTCGCCTGCTCTGGCGGCTTCAATAGCGGCATTTA comes from the Tepidanaerobacter acetatoxydans Re1 genome and includes:
- a CDS encoding S-layer homology domain-containing protein: MRKAKKLLVTLLVLTFVMSTFSVGFAATTTDTKDLPTEVVRAMALGYLKGDAQGNLNLENPITRAEALAIIIRVSGLETSAELMKGQTKFADVNPDPSLEWATGYINLGVGQGIINGYPDGTFRGNANVTYAEMAKMILYAMNYGVTVEGAPWPAGVMGKADDLGLFDKVSSAPDAPAIRGDVVKMIDNSLTIKHLEQTGYGDLKQYVEGDKTFLSKMDVDELEDVRVTEIARVNDKLDDDEIELTEYDKNGKKVDSNIYTLIADVNPEAIFGLKVDAWVNDDDEVFFVEVSTEDKDILLDAVDAEESDEDEIYLKEADKAYKWADSAVAYVNFEEKDLDEIPEDAYGKFVLDRGQVAFANLFDFDEVGVVTAVDGKVIEFININTDEDEVDLSDYDDVYIYNPDFTKADVKDIDEDSAIFFWEGDDDDVYIIVKNETVKGNVDSVKEDKIKVDGKEYKRGSFKGTKALITLDKGDNYEEWADLEAVEDFVDEDVMLVLDLRGRVLLVTGAAKATSGNLYGIVTYAKSGRYPTLTVFNKEGKEVDYVAESSKEFDELTDLKYNANTPQYAALKYKLTSDSEIAEERSVYAVIEGTDITSRKSYDSDVKASEVIFEGKLTKDTDKKTFKLNGESFYISSDTVIMKALNEDGELDPETISVDRFVSIGVSQYNEAVVFGEAGKDADLIVMLNKAFEGTEEDYFYGVVTDKPYKSGSSYYATINVFGEGEKDYKVNDAADFKKGVVVAFNLNSKDEAVLKTSKLYDDKILKKYDDGFVTIDGKVYKVDSAAVLYNKDKDGDLDKKIGRTKLKEYANKRIDFALDDGIVVAAVVYDGKDGSSDTKVTGEVTYINVDEELIEVDGKVLELDKRVRLVDADGKTIAIGPKDVAKQLKVGDILSKITEEDGVVTEMKLAKDDDDEPGVPEEELTAEATLGSLLGVKYAEITLSDSSRIDEVKNVKVNGVVRDYNIKGDIIRVNFGSEITDIKLILNDGSVIDVTIK
- a CDS encoding Lon protease family protein, producing MLKKLTHDQLRETCDKSVLSFQSTKDLTPPADIIGQERAVRAMEFGLKIDLKGYNIFMTGLTGTGKTSYARAAVAKAAQGRPIPDDIIYVYNFLKPERPIAINLPAGKGSEFAKDMEKLIYDIRSEISRAFSDDSFEEQRQEIIDRYQKQSMEIIANLDEIAKAEGFALQKTVQGIIAIPLSLSDSNPKPMSQEEYETLTTEQKKELEEKGRNLQNKIDEAIRKMRALDKSARREMDELEKGTALAAINPLFEEMNAVYKDNAKIIDYLKAVKNDLIANLMIVKEDRKEKQDGDEIVPLYGTTGASEFFLRYRINLFVDNKATAHAPVIFETNPTYYNLFGKIEGRARLGTVVTDFMLIKSGAIHKANGGYLIIQAADLFKEPFAWDALKRTLNNGESQIENIGQEYLLFPTVTLKPEAIPIDVKIILIGNPYIYSLLNVYDEDFKKLFKVKVDFDVEMERNPHNIKKYAELISEIVKTRGLLHFDTNGVAEIIDYSSRLAEDKTKLSTRFNEILEVLYESSTWAELDGSSLVTKEHVEKAVSEKIYRSNRIEERLLSMIEKEEILVDTEGFATGQINGLSVIDTVDYIFGQPSRITARVYMGNAGVVNIEREAKMSGRIHNKAVMILTGYLGEKYARSIPLSISASLTFEQNYGGIEGDSASCAELMALLSAIASVPVRQDIAVTGSLDQHGKIQPVGGTTYKIEGFYHACKLKGFTGTQGVVIPCQNITNLMLKPEVVAAAK
- a CDS encoding lipid II:glycine glycyltransferase FemX, which translates into the protein MEIKIINQDEKKFFNDFMAWGPKGHVLQSYEWGEVKLHTGWEPIRLLVMDEGKPKAGISILKRKLPIPGFNKCIFYAPRGPVADYTDKDTLRFLFTKIKSMAKQHGAILLKIDPDIKAPNDEVVKNLRSLGFNLIDSGKDFDGVQPKFVFRLDISKPLEEIAADFHHKTRYNIRLAKRKGVTVKVGRREDLKPFYDILEETCIRDEFLVRSFDYFETLWDELVENGLARLFMAEYEGRYIAGTLAFIFGDKAWYIYGASSNEDRNVMPNYALQWAMIEWAKQNNCTMYDFRGVSGDLSPDNPLYGLYRFKKGFNGEFTEFIGEFDMPLSPFFYYLWVQVIPAYRKIRKDVVNFFRRAKKR